The Gilliamella apicola genome window below encodes:
- a CDS encoding thiamine pyrophosphate-dependent enzyme codes for MSSKKTVAQIVVDILGEAGVKHCYGIVGDTLNQITSAIKKSDIEWVHVRHEEVGAFAAGAEAYLTDQITACAGSCGPGSLHFINGIYEAQRNRVPVILLASQLITSQQGNDFPQEVDFESVYKNCSVFCREISDATQVREITTAAIQAAINQRGVAVLVIPYNISLEKVEDNCGHKIYHPKPIIRPSDKELAEIADIINKNQKVTIFAGQGVYDAHSELIAFAEKIKSPIVHTSRGKDFVEYDNPYNVGMTGMFGVKSGTMAIKECEVLILLGTDFAWSQFYPNNATIIQIDIDATHLGRRHRVNVGVVGSSKPTLAALLPLVNEKHDTKFLETCRTLYSSAMSKLNKKALPSKSTIHPQYLTELIDKYATDDAVLCADVGSAMVWACRHFNTNGKRRTVISLKHGTMANAMPQALGVQKAFPNRQVITLSGDGGISMLLGDLLTTIQEKLPIKIIVLNNSSLNFVELEQKVEGLVNHYTDLQNPNFAKVAESMGLFSIRVDDSDLLEAAMQSFLTHSGPALLDVKTSTDELVMPPEIKASQVMGMALYSMKASLRGKIGDVMNLLVDNFIKK; via the coding sequence ATGTCATCAAAGAAAACAGTTGCACAAATTGTAGTTGATATTTTAGGTGAAGCAGGTGTTAAACATTGTTATGGTATTGTAGGCGACACATTAAATCAAATTACCTCAGCTATTAAAAAAAGTGATATTGAGTGGGTTCATGTACGCCATGAAGAAGTTGGAGCCTTTGCTGCTGGAGCAGAAGCTTATCTTACCGATCAAATTACAGCTTGTGCTGGTTCTTGTGGACCCGGTAGTTTACATTTTATTAATGGTATTTATGAAGCACAAAGAAATAGAGTACCCGTTATTTTATTAGCTAGTCAGTTAATAACTTCGCAACAAGGAAACGATTTTCCACAAGAAGTTGATTTTGAATCAGTATATAAAAATTGTTCTGTATTTTGTCGGGAAATTAGTGATGCTACTCAAGTAAGAGAAATCACTACCGCGGCTATTCAAGCAGCTATTAATCAACGCGGTGTTGCTGTGTTGGTGATTCCTTATAATATTAGTTTAGAAAAAGTAGAAGATAATTGTGGCCACAAGATTTATCATCCTAAACCAATAATACGACCATCAGATAAAGAATTGGCTGAAATTGCAGATATTATAAATAAAAATCAAAAAGTGACCATCTTTGCTGGTCAAGGCGTATATGATGCTCATAGTGAGCTTATTGCATTTGCCGAAAAAATCAAATCTCCTATTGTACATACCTCTAGAGGTAAAGATTTTGTTGAATATGATAATCCATATAATGTCGGTATGACTGGGATGTTTGGTGTTAAATCAGGAACTATGGCAATTAAAGAGTGTGAAGTTCTTATTCTGCTTGGTACTGATTTTGCATGGTCTCAATTTTATCCAAATAATGCCACAATTATTCAAATTGATATCGATGCAACTCACTTAGGACGACGTCATCGAGTAAATGTTGGTGTTGTTGGTAGCAGTAAACCAACTTTAGCTGCTTTGTTACCTTTAGTTAACGAAAAGCATGATACTAAGTTTTTAGAAACATGCCGAACATTGTATAGTAGTGCTATGAGTAAATTGAATAAAAAAGCATTACCCTCCAAATCTACTATCCATCCTCAGTATTTAACTGAATTAATTGATAAATATGCAACTGACGATGCCGTGCTTTGTGCTGATGTTGGTTCGGCTATGGTTTGGGCTTGTCGACATTTTAATACTAATGGTAAAAGACGAACTGTAATTAGTTTAAAACATGGCACCATGGCCAATGCCATGCCACAAGCTTTAGGTGTTCAAAAAGCGTTTCCTAATCGTCAAGTGATCACTTTATCAGGTGATGGTGGTATTAGTATGTTATTGGGCGATTTATTAACGACAATCCAAGAAAAATTACCGATAAAGATAATTGTACTTAATAATAGTTCACTTAATTTTGTAGAATTAGAACAAAAAGTAGAGGGCTTGGTTAATCACTATACTGATTTACAGAATCCAAATTTTGCCAAAGTAGCTGAATCGATGGGATTATTTTCAATAAGAGTTGATGATTCAGATTTACTTGAAGCTGCAATGCAATCATTTTTAACTCATAGCGGTCCAGCGCTTTTGGACGTTAAAACTAGTACGGATGAACTTGTTATGCCACCTGAAATAAAGGCTTCGCAAGTCATGGGGATGGCTCTTTATAGTATGAAAGCTTCTTTGAGAGGGAAAATAGGTGATGTAATGAATTTATTGGTTGATAACTTTATTAAAAAATAA
- a CDS encoding gluconokinase, GntK/IdnK-type, which translates to MGVSGSGKSAVAKQVSYNLDAAFLDGDFLHPKANILKMRSGTPLNDEDRFPWLNLISNAVFAMSNVNDISIIICSALKRKYRDIIRGENENVHFIYLKGSYDVIADRLAKRKGHYQKTGMLQSQFDTLEEPTADEKDVYIVNTEQPLERVVHDTQQVICTICQRDK; encoded by the coding sequence ATGGGTGTTTCTGGTAGTGGTAAATCCGCAGTTGCCAAACAAGTTTCATACAATCTTGATGCAGCATTTCTTGATGGTGATTTTTTACATCCTAAAGCAAATATCTTAAAAATGCGTAGTGGAACACCATTAAATGATGAAGATCGTTTTCCTTGGCTTAATTTGATTAGTAATGCCGTATTTGCAATGAGCAACGTTAATGATATCTCTATTATCATCTGCTCAGCTTTAAAGAGAAAATATAGAGATATCATCCGTGGCGAAAACGAAAATGTACACTTTATTTATTTAAAAGGTAGTTATGATGTAATCGCAGATCGTTTAGCAAAACGAAAGGGACATTATCAAAAAACAGGGATGTTGCAATCGCAATTTGATACTCTTGAAGAACCAACCGCTGATGAAAAGGATGTGTATATCGTCAATACAGAACAACCATTAGAAAGGGTAGTGCATGATACCCAACAAGTAATATGCACAATATGCCAGCGCGATAAATAG
- the gatA gene encoding PTS galactitol transporter subunit IIA, producing MNKCQLLFEDKLKFDNEQEALIYISEHLQQKNIVKKSHLKALIEREALFPTGIALNGYAVAIPHCEAEHANTPAIFIIRTQSPVAFNRADDDGTVDVSLIISLVVTSPEAQLDLLKVLFSNLQNKEFYHFLLKAPEDEITEHFSKVIFN from the coding sequence ATGAACAAGTGTCAGCTTCTTTTCGAAGACAAGCTCAAATTTGACAATGAGCAAGAAGCATTAATTTATATTAGTGAGCATTTACAACAAAAAAATATTGTAAAAAAAAGCCATCTAAAAGCATTAATTGAAAGAGAAGCTTTATTTCCTACAGGTATTGCACTTAATGGTTATGCAGTAGCAATTCCACATTGTGAAGCTGAACATGCTAATACGCCTGCAATTTTTATTATTCGCACTCAAAGTCCAGTCGCTTTTAATCGAGCTGATGATGACGGTACAGTTGATGTTTCACTTATTATTTCATTAGTTGTAACTTCCCCCGAAGCTCAACTTGATTTGTTGAAAGTACTTTTTTCAAATTTACAGAATAAAGAATTCTATCACTTCTTATTAAAAGCGCCAGAAGATGAAATTACAGAGCATTTTAGTAAAGTGATATTTAATTAA
- the gatB gene encoding PTS galactitol transporter subunit IIB, which produces MKKKIIVACGGAVATSTLAAEEIKDLCKENNIELDLIQCRINEINSFIDDVDLICTTARMDQTFGDIPIVHGMPFVSGVGIDQLKDKILSILKG; this is translated from the coding sequence ATGAAAAAGAAGATTATTGTTGCATGTGGTGGTGCAGTTGCAACATCAACTTTAGCTGCAGAAGAGATAAAAGATTTATGTAAAGAAAATAATATCGAATTAGATCTTATTCAATGTCGGATTAATGAAATTAACTCCTTTATTGATGATGTCGATTTAATTTGTACTACAGCAAGAATGGATCAGACTTTTGGTGATATTCCTATTGTACATGGCATGCCTTTTGTTTCAGGTGTTGGGATAGATCAGCTAAAAGATAAAATATTATCTATATTGAAAGGATAA
- a CDS encoding PTS galactitol transporter subunit IIC codes for MFTEIMQYILDLGPSVMLPIVIIIFSLALRMKVGDALKAGIHIGIGFVGIGLVVGLLTSSVGPAAQAMAERFDISLNVVDVGWPGAAPMTWASQIALVAIPIAIAVNIVMLLAKLTRVVNVDIWNIWHMTFSGALVYIATGSYWLGIAGVIVHAIIAYKLGDWFSKDTKEFFELEGIAVPHGTSAYCGPIAVFVDAVIEKIPGINKINFNAVDMQKRFGAFGEPVTVGLFMGILLGLLAGYGVKETLQLAIQTAAVMLLMPRVIKPIMDGLTPISKQARKHLQSKFGGQDFLIGLDPALLLGHSTVVSASLIFIPLSIFIAIILPGNEVLPFGDLATIGFFIAMGVAIHQGNLFRIIISGSIIIAITLWIATQMVPLTTQLAINAGTITDGSSISVGAMDQGGSPITYIMVQLVNLKQPIGFAFIGLFYLFCLFLTWKRAKKYELFLKQQQIAQSDEITK; via the coding sequence ATGTTTACTGAAATTATGCAGTACATTTTGGATCTTGGTCCATCCGTAATGTTGCCCATTGTCATTATTATATTTTCATTAGCATTAAGAATGAAAGTGGGTGATGCTTTAAAAGCAGGTATTCATATTGGTATAGGATTTGTTGGTATTGGTTTAGTTGTTGGTTTACTAACAAGCTCAGTTGGTCCAGCTGCTCAAGCTATGGCCGAAAGATTTGATATCAGTTTGAATGTTGTTGATGTGGGTTGGCCTGGCGCTGCACCAATGACTTGGGCATCACAAATAGCCTTAGTTGCAATACCTATTGCGATAGCAGTGAATATTGTTATGTTATTGGCAAAATTAACACGAGTCGTTAATGTCGATATTTGGAATATATGGCATATGACATTTTCTGGGGCACTTGTTTATATTGCAACAGGTTCTTACTGGTTAGGTATTGCAGGTGTTATTGTCCATGCCATTATTGCGTATAAATTAGGTGATTGGTTTTCTAAAGATACCAAAGAGTTTTTTGAACTTGAAGGGATTGCTGTTCCTCATGGTACGTCAGCTTATTGTGGGCCAATTGCGGTGTTTGTCGATGCTGTAATTGAAAAAATACCAGGGATTAATAAGATTAATTTTAATGCTGTTGATATGCAAAAACGGTTTGGTGCGTTTGGTGAACCAGTAACGGTTGGTTTATTTATGGGCATTCTATTAGGACTTTTAGCTGGATATGGTGTGAAAGAAACATTACAACTTGCTATTCAGACAGCTGCGGTAATGTTATTAATGCCACGTGTAATTAAACCGATTATGGATGGCTTAACACCAATATCTAAACAAGCTCGTAAACATCTACAATCAAAATTTGGTGGACAGGATTTTCTCATCGGTTTAGATCCTGCCTTATTATTAGGACATTCAACGGTTGTCTCTGCTAGCTTAATTTTTATTCCGCTAAGTATTTTTATTGCCATTATTTTACCAGGCAATGAAGTCTTACCATTTGGTGATTTAGCTACTATTGGCTTTTTTATCGCAATGGGTGTGGCTATTCATCAAGGTAATTTGTTCAGAATCATTATTTCAGGTTCAATCATTATTGCTATCACGCTTTGGATTGCTACACAAATGGTTCCTCTGACAACTCAGCTTGCAATCAATGCTGGTACTATCACTGATGGTAGTAGTATTAGTGTAGGAGCGATGGATCAAGGTGGCTCACCAATTACCTATATTATGGTTCAGCTCGTGAATTTAAAACAACCTATTGGCTTTGCGTTTATTGGATTGTTTTACCTTTTCTGCCTATTTTTAACATGGAAGCGA